The DNA sequence GAACGACCTGCCGTGCCGGACTCCTGCTGGATCATCCGCTCCGCGAATGGTGAACTCCGACATGACTTTCGGGTAGCCCCAGATCGTGCGCCCGGCTTCCAGAGTGAAGGACTGGTCCACTGGCAGATGGTGCACGAAGGCGCCCGCCGACTGCAGCGCCGAGAACCCGCTCGCACTCGAGCCGGGCGGATTGACCATGACGTTGGTGCCGTACTCGTAGTACGCACCCAGGTCGGTGTCCTCGTAGCGCATGAGCATCAGCACCACCATCGCCCGGTTACGGGCGAACCGGCACACCTGCAGGCCGCTGTAGTCGATCATGGCCTGCGCGGCGTCGGCGTCCACCACGAACATCGCGGTGTGCTGATGCGCGGTGCGCACCCGCACCGGCATGGTGAGCACCGTTCCGGCGATCGTGTGTGTGGACGCGTTCGTGGCTTCGGTCACACCGTCAATCTAGAACGTGTTCTAGACACACTGCAAGAAGTGTCTAGACCAGCGCAGCCAGATCGCGGATCTGTTCGGGCGAGCGTGCGCCCACCACCATCATGGTGACCCCGGAGGCCTCCCACGCTTTGATCTGCTCCTGCACATACGCCAGGTCGCCCACAATGGCCGAATCGTCGACGAGTTCGTCGGGGATCACCTTGGCCGCCTCGTCCTTGCGGTCACTCCTGAAGAGTTTGGTGACCTCGTCGACGACCTCGGCATAACCCATGCGCCGGTAGACGTCGGCGTGGAAGTTGGTGCCCTCGGCGCCCATACCGCCCACGTAGAGCGCCAGATGCGGCTTCATCAGCTCCATGATCGCCGGCCGATCGTCGGTGACGACCACCTGCGCGGTCGCACAGATCTCGAACGTCTCGCGGGTGTGCCGCGCACCCGGGCGGGCGAAACCCTCGTCGAGCCACTCGTTGTACATGGTCGCGATGCGCGGGGAGTAGAAGATCGGCAGCCAGCCGTCGGCGATCTCGGCGGCCAGTGCGACGTTCTTGGGTCCCTCGGCCCCGAGCATGATCGGGATGTCGGGGCGTAGCGGGTGGGTGATCGGCTTGAGGTTCTTGCCCAGCCCGGTGGTCCCCTCCCCGGTCAGCGGCAACGGATAGTGCGGTCCGTCGCTGTGCACCGGCGCTTCCCGGGCCCACACCTGCCGGATGATGTCGATGTACTCACGGGTCCGGGCCAGCGGCTTGGGGAACTTCTGGCCGTACCAGCCCTCGACAACCTGCGGCCCGGACACCCCGAGACCGAGGATGTGGCGGCCGCCGGAGAGGTGGTCGAGGGTCAGCGCCGCCATCGCGCACGCGGTCGGGGTGCGCGCCGACAGCTGGATCACCGAGGTGCCCAGCCGCATGCGCGTCGTCTCGCGGCCCCACCACGCCAACGGCGTGTAGGCGTCCGAACCCCAGGCCTCGGCGGTGAACACGGTGTCGAAGCCGACCTCTTCGGCGGTGGACACCAGTTCGGCATGGTTGGTCGGTGGTTGCGCACCCCAATATCCGAGCTGCAGACCCAGTTTCATCCGATCCGCCTTTCCGGGAAGCCACAGCCGTCCCTTGAAACCATTCTTAGAACCTGTTCTACTCGATGCTGTGACCACCAGCCAAAGCAGCCCGGTGCAGATCGATCCGCATGAACCGCCACTTTCCGCTCCTCTGAAGCTGGCATTCGACTACACCCGTTCAGTCGGACCACTCCTCGGTCAGTTCTTCACCGCGCTGCGCGAGCGGCGCATCGTCGGGGTTCGCGGTTCGGACGGACGCGTGTTGGTCCCGCCCGCTGAGTATGACCCCGTCACCTACGAGGCTTTGACCGAGGTCGTGCCCGTGGCCAGCGTCGGCACCGTCGTGTCGTGGACGTGGCAGTCCCACCCGTTGGAAGGGCAACCGCTGGATCGGCCGTTCGCGTGGGCGCTGATCCGCCTCGACGGCGCCGACACCCCGATGCTGCACGCCGTCGACGCCGACGGACCCGACGCGATCAGCACCGGCGCCCGGGTACACGCGCACTGGGTCGACGAGCCGGCCGGCGCGATCACCGACATCGCCTACTTCTCGCTGGGTGACACCGCCGAAGAAGTGCCGGAGCCGCCGCAGGGGCTGGACCCGGTGACGATGCTCGTCGTGCCCAGCTGGATCGAGATCCAGCACACCGCATCCCAGCCTGAAAGCGCGTTCCTGCGAGCGTTGGAACAGGGCAAGCTGCTGGGGGCCCGCACCGGTTCCGACGGCAAGGTGTACTTCCCGCCGAAGGAGGCCAACCCGGCGACGGGCCAGCCGCTCGACCAGTACATCGAACTGGCCGACACCGGTACCGTCACGACGTTCGCGATCATCAACATCCCGTTCGCCGGACAGCGGATCAAGCCGCCGTATGTGGCCGCCTACGTGCTGCTCGACGGTGCCGACATCCCGGTGCTGCACCTCGTCGCCGACATCGAGGCCGACCAGGTGCGGATGGGGATGCGGGTGCAGGCGGTCTGGAAGCCTCGCGAGGAGTGGGGCCTGGGCATCGACAACATCGAGTACTTCCGGCCGACGGGCGAACCCGACGCCGACTACGACACCTACAAGCATCACCTGTAAAGGGACTTTCGTGAGCAGAGAAGTTGCCGTCGTCGGGTTCTCGCACGCACCGCATGTGCGTCGCACCGACGGGACCACCAACGGTGTCGAGATGTTGATGCCGTGCTTCGCCGAGATCTACGACGACCTCGGCATCACCAAGGCCGACATCGGATTCTGGTGTTCGGGGTCGTCGGACTACCTTGCCGGACGGGCCTTCTCGTTCATCTCGGCGATCGACTCCATCGGCGCGGTGCCACCGATCAACGAGTCGCATGTCGAGATGGACGCGGCCTGGGCGCTCTACGAGGCCTACATCAAGATCCTCACCGGGGAGGTCGACACCGCGCTGGTCTACGGTTTCGGCAAATCCTCGGCCGGAACGTTGCGCCGGGTGCTGGCCCTGCAGACCGACCCGTACACCGTCGCGCCGCTGTGGCCCGACTCGGTGAGCATGGCCGGGTTGCAGGCGCGCATGGGCCTCGACGCCGGCACCTGGACCGAAGAGCAGATGGCGCAGGTCGCCCTGGATGCCCAGGCCGCCGGCCCGCGGGTGGACCGACTCGAATCGGGCGGAACCGTCGAAGAGTTGCTCGCCCAGCCGTTCTTCGCCGATCCGTTGCGTCGCCACGACATCGCGCCGATCACCGACGGCGCGTCGGCGATCGTGCTCGCCGCCGACGACCGGGCGCGTGAGTTGCGTGAGCGGCCGGCCTGGATCTCGGGCATCGAGCACCGTATCGAGACCCCGGTCCTCGGAGCGCGCGAGCTGACCACGTCGCCGTCGACGGCCGCATCGGCGGCGGCGGCCACCAACGGTGATGCCTCCTCCATCGAGCTCGCCGAGATCTACGCTCCGTTCAGCCATCAGCAGCTCATCCTGACCGAGGCGATCGGACTGTCCGACAGTACGAAGATCAACCCGTCCGGTGGCGCGCTCGCCGCCAACCCGATGTTCTCGGCGGGCCTCGAGCGCATCGGTTTCGCCGCCCGCCACGTCTTCGCCGGCGAGGCCTCCCGGGTACTCGCCCACGCAACGAGTGGGCCTGCGCTGCAGCAGAATCTGGTCGCGGTTTTGGAAGGGCGTTGAGACATGGCTGACGGAGCAAAGAAGAATCTCGCCGCCGTCCTGGGCACCGGGCAGACGAAGTACGTCGCCAAACGCAAGGACGTGTCGATGAACGGCCTGGTGCGCGAGGCCATCGACAAGGCTCTGGCCGACTCCGAGTGCACGATGGACGACATCGATGCCGTCGTGGTGGGCAAGGCGCCGGACTTCTTCGAGGGCGTCATGATGCCGGAGCTGTTCATGGCCGACGCCACCGGCGCGACGAACAAACCGCTGATCCGCGTGCACACCGCGGGCTCGGTGGGCGGCTCGACCGCCATCGTGGCCGCGAGCCTGGTGCAGTCGGGCAAGTACCGCCGCGTGCTGACCATGGCATGGGAGAAGCAGTCGGAGTCCAACGCCATGTGGGCGCTGAGCATCCCGGTGCCGTTCACCAAGCCGGTGGGCGCCGGCGCCGGCGGATACTTCGCCCCGCACATCCGCGCCTACATCCGCCGTTCCGGAGCGCCGACGCACATCGGTGCCATGGTCGCGGTCAAGGACCGCCTCAACGGCGCGAAAAACCCACTGGCACATCTTCATCAGCCCGACATCACGCTGGAGAAGGTGCTCGAGTCGCCGATGCTGTGGGATCCGATCCGCTACGACGAGACCTGCCCGTCCTCGGACGGTGCGGCCGCCCTGGTGATCGGCGACGAAGCCACCGCCGACGCGCGCGTCGCCGACGGCCACCCGGTGGCATGGATCCACGCGACCGCGCTGCGCACCGAACCTCTCGCGTACGCGGGGCGCGACCAGGTCAACCCGCAGGCCAGCCGCGACGCCGCCGCGGCGCTGTGGAAGGCGGCCGGCATCACCAGCCCCATCGACGAGATCGATGTCGGCGAGGTCTACGTGCCGTTCTCCTGGTATGAACCGATGTGGCTGGAGAGCCTGGGCTTCGCCGCCGAGGGCGAGGGGTGGAAGCTCACCGAGGCCGGCGAAACCGCCATCGGCGGGCGCATCCCGTTCAACCCGTCCGGCGGGGTGCTGTCGTCCAACCCGATCGGCGCGTCCGGCATGATCCGCTTCGCCGAGTCGGCCATCCAGGTGATGAACAAGGCTGGCGATCACCAGGTTCCCGGCGCCAAGAAGGCGCTCGGACACGCCTACGGCGGTGGCGCCCAGTACTACTCGATGTGGGTGGTCGGCAGCGAGAAACCGGCCAGCTCCGCCTCATGAGCCGTATGCAGTACACCTGCAGCGTCGCCATGGGACCGGTCGACCAGCTCGTCGAGATCGCCCGCACCGCCGAGGAAGTCGGCTTCGATTCGATCGCGCTTCCCGACTCGTTGTTCTACATGGAAAAGCAGGCGGCCGATTACCCGTACACACCCGACGGGTCGCGGATGTGGGACGAGAACACCCCGTGGGTCGACCCGCTGATCGCCGCGGGCGCCATGGGCGCGGTGACCTCCACGCTGCGCTTCTACACCAACGTGATGAAGCTCGGCTCGCGCAATCCGCTCCTGCTGGCACGGCAGGTCGGCTCGGTGGCCAACCTGACGAGCAACCGGTTCGGCTTCGGTGTCGGAATCGGTTGGGCACCGGAGGAGTTCGAGTGGTGCGGGGTGCCCTACGCCAAGCGCGGCAAGCGTGTCGACGAGATGATCGAGGTCATCAAGCTGGTGCTGGCCGGCGGCATGGTCGAGTTCCACGGTCAGTTCTACGACTTCGACCGCTTGCAGATGAGCCCGGCCCCCAGCGAGCCGGTGCCGTTCTACGTCGGCGGACACACCGAAGTGGCGCTCAAGCGCGCCGCCCGTGTCGGTGACGGTTGGACCAGCGCGATGATGACGGGCGACCAACTGGCCGAGACCATCGGCAAGCTCAACGCATTACGTACCGAATACGGCCGCGCCGACGAACCATTCGAGTTCCAGGCGGTGTGCATCGACAAGTTCGGCGTGGACGGTCATCGTGAGCTCGCCGAGATCGGGGTCACCGACAACATCGTGATCCCGTGGGTGTTCGACGGATTGGGTTTCGACGCCCCGATCGAAAAGAAGAAGGATTCGCTGAAGCGCTTTGCCGACACCTACATCCACTCGGGCTGGCAGGACGACTAGGGCTCTTCTGGCACTAGCTTCGGTGTTGAGCCTGAGCTTGAGGGATATCGCGTTTCAGCTGCCATCCGATGAGCTGCCGGCGTTGGTCGAGTACGCGTTGCCCGGTGCCGGGTGATACCCCAACGATTCCCCTCCGGTCGTCCAGCGACAGGATCTCATCGCGACAGCGACGTCAGCCTCGGATAGAGGATCGCTGGACCGAGCCATCGCGTCACAAAGCGGCGTAGTGCGATGCCGTTGCGCCGCGACTGTCCGGGATCAACGAGAAGGGACTGAACTGTGCGCAAGATTATTTCGGCGAGTTCATCCAGCGCAGCGTCGTCGTGAAACCCGTGAAGTGCCCAATCAACATCAAGACGGCGGAATACCGACAAGCAGAACGCCATCGCGGTGTCGGAGGTGAGCGAAATGGCGGCTTCCCCCTCCGTCCGTCGCGTCAGGAGAGCTTCCAGCTGCGGATCGCCGGCGAGATTCTCGACGCCGAACGAGACGCTCTCGACAATCGCAGCGACCGGGTCGTTGAGGCCGTTGGCGCGTTCGATCACCTGGTCGATGAACCCGTTGACCGCACGCATTGCGCTGGCGATGAGGAGGGCGTCGGCATTCGGAAAATAGCGGTACACCGTCTGACGGGTGACACCGAGCCTGCGGGCGACGTCGGCAAGGCGTATGCCCGACCCGTGCTGGGCGACCTCGTCGTCCACCGCATCCAGAATTCGCGAGATAGCCTCCTCGTCCGATGACGGTGTGACGCCCGCCCACCCACGACTACGCATCAGCGGCTACGAGCTGTTCGCTGGTGAATTCGATCGGAAGCGTCGTCGGACCTGTCATACCCAGCAGAGACTTCCACGGTGCCGGACCGGTGCGATTGGCGACGGGCAGACGGCGAGTCAGGACGACCAGCGCTTCGGCCAGTTCACGGCGCGCGAGGTTTGCCCCCAGGCAGTAGTGCGCGCCACCGCCGAAGGTCATGATTGCCGGAACGTCCTTGCGCGAAATGTCGAATCGATCGGCATCGTCGTAGATCACCGGATCGCGATTGGCAGCGAAGGTGTTCGCGAGGACAAAGGTCCCCGCCGGGAACAGGTAGCCGCCGAACTCGACATCCTCGACCGCCGCTCGTGGCGCGATACACGCTGCTGGTGAGTGGCGCATGGTCTCTTCGACCGCCTGCATGGCAAGCTCTGGGTGCTCACGCAGCTTCTGCCACTGATCTGGATGCTCGCAGAGAACCTGCACCGATGCCGCCAGTTGGTTTCGGGTCGTGTCGGTGCCTGCCATCAAGAAACCGGCCACCAGCATCCGGAGTTCGTCGAGGTCGAGACGGTCACCTTCGCTTTCCGCGCGGATGAGCTCGGAGAGCAGATCGTCGGTCAGATTGTGTCGGCGGGCGGCGACCATGTCGTCGACATACGCGTCGAGTTCGCGCCACGCGTCCATGATCGCCGCTTCGTCGAAGGTGACATCCGGCTGGAAGTTCAGCGCCTTGAATATCTCTTCTGTCCAGTCTGCGAACAGTTGCCAGTCCTCGCGAGGCGCACCGAGCAGCGCGCACATCACCGGCGTGGGGTAGGGACGCGCGATGTCGGTCACGACGTCGCACCGCCCTGCGTCTTCCACCCGATCGATCAGCGTGTTCACCACCGCGCGGATCGTCTCATCCAGGCGTGATGTCGCACGCGGGGTGAACGCCTTGGAAACCAGTTTGCGTAACCGGACGTGCGGTGGCCCGTCGAGCCCCAAGAGGCTGTTGGCCATCTTGTCGTACAGCGGTCCCGACGTGATGCCTTGCGCCGCAAGCGTGATACCCGGCGGCAATCTGAACCTGTGGTCTCGCAGTATCTCGCGAACCATGTTGTAAGACAGGATTTCCGGGCCAAGGGGGCCGATGGCGATAGGCGCCCGCGATTGTGCCTCTCGAGCATCGTCGACCACGTCGTGTGGCGTGGCAGCCAGGCTGTAGTCGAGGGTGGGAAGACCAGCTTCAAAGACATTGGGGGCGGTGCTGTGCGCGGTCATCCGAACCTCACCTTCCACCGGAGCTATAAGACATTTACGTGTGAAACGTATGACCAGAAGGACGCTGCGGTCAATACCTCGTCGATAATCATCAGCAAATCGGCACGGCCGGGACCGGTGATCATACGTTTCATTCTCATACGTCCCACCAGGAGGAGGGGCCGCTACGGCGCGTCCTATGAGCCGGCGCCCTCCCGAGCACCTCGGCATCCACACCACACCGTATTGACCAGGGCAGCCACACCGGCGTCGTCCAGCGGCGCCATCCCCAGCATCAGCCGGTAGTACGGCGGAGAGACGAGTGCATCCACCGCGACCTCGACGTCGGTGTGGACAGGCAGTTCCCCGGCCGCCACGGCGTCGCGCAGCGTCACGGCGACCGCCGCGCGACGCGGGGTGATCCACTGATCCATCAACGCGCGCTCGATCGCCGGGTCGGATGCCGAGGCGGCGATGACGTTACGCAACAATGGCCCCACGGCGGGGTCGGCGACAAGCCCGAACAACGCGCCGACGTGATGCTCCAACGCCTGCACCGTCGTGCTGCCGGGCGGACGCACGATCGTGTCCCGCACCGAGTCCAACAGCCCTTCCAGCACGATCGCCGACGCGGACGGCCACCACTTGTAGATCGTCGTGCGACTCACCTCGGCGCGTTTGGCGATGGCGTCGACCGTCGCCGCTCCGGGACCCCCGTCGAGCGCAAGGTCGGCCGCCGCGCGCACCACTTTCTCGCGGACGGCGGTGCTGCGGGGGCGACCGCGCCGGCTGACCATGTCGTCAGCTTATTGCCGCGGTTCGCCTGTTCCCGTAGACCACCGCGGCGAGGCAGACGACCGCGGCGCACCCGCCCACCACGAACATCGTCGGATAGGGCAGCCCATGGGCTCCCGACAGGAACGCCATGGCCGCCGGAACACCGAAGCCCAGATAGCAGAGGCTGTAGAACACGGCCGTCAGTCCCGCCAGATCGTCGGGACCCGCCATGAGCTGGACCTGCTGCAAACCGGCCAGCAGCGCGAGCCCGTAGCCGGCGCCCAGCACAGCCGCCGCCGGCAGAGCCACCCACACGGTCAGCACGGTGGCTGCCCAGGTGGCCATCGCCATTCCTGCGACCAGCAGCACCAGGGCCGCCACGACGCCGCCGATGCCGTCGCCGACGACTCGCCGGCCCGCGTGCTGCACCCCGAAACCGACCCCGAGCGCGACCAGGCACATCAATGCCGAGAACGCGACGGGCGCCTGTGTGACGTGCTCGGACATCAGCGCCGGGAGCACGGCGTAGGCCGTCGCTCCGGCGCCGAACACCCAAGGGGCGATGGGCATGACCACGGTCATGAACCGGCGTCTGGTAGCGGCGGGCACCGCGAGATCGCCCCACCACGCGCCTCCGGACCGGCTGCGGGTCCGGGTCTCCGGCGCGGTACCGAGCAGGACCGCGGCCGCGAGCGCCATCGCGATGTTGATCACGTAGGGCATCACCGCCGGCGCCGGCCCCCACTCGGCCAGGACGCCCGCCGCCGCCGCACCGAGGCCGAACCCCGCCGTGAGGCTCATCGCGGCGCGGCGCGCACCCGATCCGCCGTCCCCGAACGGCGGGCTCGACAGCTCCTTGAGCCAGCTGCCGCCGACCGCCATCGCCAGACCCAGCGCGAGACCGCTGAACACCCTGCCCACAGCCAGAACCGGGGCCGAGTGCGCGCCGAAAGCGAGGATCAGCGAGCCGACGGCCGCCAGCACCGGCGCCGGCATCATCAGCGGTCGCCGGCCCAGGCGATCCGACAGCGCACCGCCGACGAGCAGCGCAGGAACGATGCCCAGCACGTAGGCGAACAGCAGCAGATCGACGGTCAACGGGGAGAAGCCTGCGGTGTCGCGGTACATGACCAGCAGCGGGGTGAACTCGTTGCCGCCCCACGCGATGGCGAAGGTGGCCGCGGCGACCGCCTGCCAGGGCCGGGGCCGTCGGTCGCCGTCCGCGGTGGTCGGCGACGGGACCACTGCATTAGTGAACACAGTGTCCACTATATCCAGCGGATCGGCGCGGGCCACGCGGGTATCGACCGCGGGTCAGTGGGTACTCGGCACCGAGAGGGTCTTTGGTCACTTTTTTCGCAGGTGAACGCCCATCGGATTGCGTCCGCGCAGCGGAAAACTGTAACGTGTTCTAGTTAGAAGCCAACAACGGGAGGCCCGAGGTGAGCACCGAGTCAACTGCGGGAGCCGCGACAATTCGCGAGATCGACACCGGCACGCTGCCCGACCGGTTCGCGCGCGGCTGGCACTGCCTGGGACCGGTCAAGGATTTCCAGGACGGCAAGCCGCACGGCATCGAGATCTTCGGCACGATGCTGGTGGTCTTCGCCGACTCGAAAGGCGAGCTCAAGATCCTGGACGGTTACTGCCGGCACATGGGCGGCAATCTGGCCCAGGGGACCGTCAAGGGCGACGAGGTCGCCTGCCCGTTCCACGACTGGCGTTGGGGCGGGGACGGTAAGTGCAAGCTGGTGCCCTACGCCAAGCGCACGCCGCGCCTGGCCCGCACCCGCGCCTGGCACACCGACGTGCGCGGCGGCCTGTTGTTCGTCTGGCACGACCACGAAGGCAACCCGCCGCAGGAGGAGGTCCGCATCCCGGACATCCCAGAGTGGGCCAGCGGTGAGTGGACCGACTGGAAGTGGAACACGATGCTGATCGAGGGCAGCAACTGCCGCGAGATCATCGACAACGTCACCGACATGGCGCACTTCTTCTACATCCACTTCGGGTTGCCGACCTACTTCAAGAACGTCTTCGAGGGTCACGTCGCCAGCCAGTACCTGCACAACGTCGGTCGTCCCGACGTCAACGACATGGGCACCGCGTACGGGGACGCGTCGCTGGATTCCGAGGCCAGCTATTTCGGCCCGTCATTCATGATCAACTGGTTGCACAACCAGTACGGCGACTTCAAGGCCGAGTCGATCCTGATCAACTGCCACTACCCGGTGACCCAGGATTCGTTCGTGCTGCAGTGGGGTGTGATCGTCGAGAAGCCCAAGGGACTCGACGACAAGACCACCGAGAAGCTGGCCACCGCCTTCACCGACGGCGTCAGCAAGGGCTTCCTGCAGGACGTGGAGATCTGGAAGCACAAGACCCGCATCGACAATCCGCTGCTGGTCGAGGAGGACGGCGCGGTATACCAGATGCGACGCTGGTACCAGCAGTTCTACGTCGACGCTGCCGACGTCACCCCCGAGATGACCGACCGCTTCGAGATGGAGGTCGACACCACCATCGCCAACGAGAAGTGGCAGGTGGAGGTCGAGGAGAATCTGAAGGCCCGCAACGACGCCGCCGAGCAACCCACCGAGGTCTCCTGATCATGGCTGCCGAGCAGCAACCGCCCGACGTCGACCGGCTGGCCCGGTCCATGCTGTTGCTGCACGGCGGCCACGACGATGACCACGAGCACGGCCATGGTGGGCATGACGGTGACAGTGGTGGGTCATGGCGCAAGGCACCGGATTTCGCCTCTGACCCGGCGCGGGCGTCCGCGGTGGCCGAAAGCACCACGCGGGACCGCGAGCGCTACCTCAACTCCGGTCTCGCGGAGGTGGATTGCCGACACTGCCACGTCTCGGTCCGGGTGAAGAAGCTCGGGCCGGCGCACACGTCCGTGCAGTGGAGTTCGGCGGCCACGCAGCGCTGTGCCTACTTCACCGAGATCCGAGAGTCCGGCGGCGATCCCGCGCGCGAGCGGGCGTGTCCCCGGTTGTCGGACAGCATCCGGCATGCGGTCTCGGAAGGCTGCCTCGAAGAGTATTCCAGCGCCCCCTCCCCCGGCGACGGCTGACGTCAAAGCTCCCTGAAGCGTTCCTTGACCTGTCCCTCGGTCAACCCGTAGTCGGCCAGAGAGTAGGTGTGCTTCGGCGCACGGGGGCCCTGCTTGCTCGCCTCGTGACTGGCCTGCATGGCCCCTCGGGCTTCGTCGGTCATGTCGATACCGAAATGGCGATAGATCGCTTCGACCGTCGCCACCGGATCCGCGATCAGGTCGAAGTAGTCCATATCGTAGAACTGCCCCGGATCGTGCTGGGCGCGAACAGCGTTGAACCTCTCCAGACCGCGCGACCACGTCTCCAGCGAGTCCG is a window from the Mycolicibacterium poriferae genome containing:
- a CDS encoding Rieske 2Fe-2S domain-containing protein, which produces MSTESTAGAATIREIDTGTLPDRFARGWHCLGPVKDFQDGKPHGIEIFGTMLVVFADSKGELKILDGYCRHMGGNLAQGTVKGDEVACPFHDWRWGGDGKCKLVPYAKRTPRLARTRAWHTDVRGGLLFVWHDHEGNPPQEEVRIPDIPEWASGEWTDWKWNTMLIEGSNCREIIDNVTDMAHFFYIHFGLPTYFKNVFEGHVASQYLHNVGRPDVNDMGTAYGDASLDSEASYFGPSFMINWLHNQYGDFKAESILINCHYPVTQDSFVLQWGVIVEKPKGLDDKTTEKLATAFTDGVSKGFLQDVEIWKHKTRIDNPLLVEEDGAVYQMRRWYQQFYVDAADVTPEMTDRFEMEVDTTIANEKWQVEVEENLKARNDAAEQPTEVS